A stretch of DNA from Planococcus antarcticus DSM 14505:
CTTACTCGGTAAACATCACGTTCGCGGTCAAGTAATGAGAGAAGGTGAATACCACCTCTTAGTGAAAATCTTCACCTTTAACAAGGATGGTGAGCTGTTGGTTACCTAAAGAGATGCGCTAAAGACTTGCCCTCTGTTATGGGAATGCACAGGAGGATCAGTGACCGCTGGAGAAGGCAGTTTGTCTGGAGCAATTCGTGAACTTGAAAAAGAAACAGGGCTTGTTGCCAATCGGCAGGATCTTCTTCTTATCGGCAGTTTGAAGAAAAATAATTATTTTTTAGATAGCTATACATGGAAGAGTCCAGAGCAACTCAAACTGACCGATTTAAACTTGCAGATGGATGAAGTCTATTCAGCACAATTTATCAACTTGACTGAATGGGAAAGAATGAATAATATTCAATTGGTTGTTCCGGTGTTATGGGATCGGTATAATCTTTACGGCAGTGAAGTCGGTGAATGGATAAAACTTGAAAGTTAAGATCGTTTGCTAATGTTATTCGAATAATAAATAAAATCGAAAATTGATAAATAAAATTAAAATGATTTAAAGTAGAGATGTCTAGTGATTATTCAAATTCAAAATGCTAATCCTGTTTATTTGTCTCCCAAACATATTCTTTCTGCAGCTGCCGTTGTTCTCAATGAGCGAGGTGAAATATTGCTGATTAAAGGTCCACGGAGAGGATGGGAAATGCCAGGAGGACAGGTTGAAGAAGGAGAATCTCTTAAAGAGGCTGCAATCCGAGAAGTAAAAGAAGAAGCGGGAATAGACATTGAAATCGAAAATTTTTGCGGTATGTTTCAAAATGTAGAAAAATCGATTTGCAATACGCTTTTTTTAGCGAAACCAGTCGGGGGCATAGAAACCACTTCGGCCGAAAGTCTGGAAGTAGCCTTTTATCCCATTGCAGAAGCTCTGGAAATGGTCACTTGGAAAAACTTTAAGCAAACAATCGAGTTCTGTCTAAATAGCAGTAGCCATCCGTTTTATATAGCATTTTGACAGAACACAACGAAAAAAAAGCAGGCTAAGAGCGGTTGATTCGCTCTTAGCCTGCTTTTTTTTGATTGTCTGAAATTATTCCTCGTCTTCAAGGTCGTCAATCAGCTTTTTCATCTCGGCAATTTCTTCGCGCTGG
This window harbors:
- a CDS encoding NUDIX domain-containing protein, with the protein product MLWECTGGSVTAGEGSLSGAIRELEKETGLVANRQDLLLIGSLKKNNYFLDSYTWKSPEQLKLTDLNLQMDEVYSAQFINLTEWERMNNIQLVVPVLWDRYNLYGSEVGEWIKLES
- a CDS encoding NUDIX hydrolase, whose protein sequence is MIIQIQNANPVYLSPKHILSAAAVVLNERGEILLIKGPRRGWEMPGGQVEEGESLKEAAIREVKEEAGIDIEIENFCGMFQNVEKSICNTLFLAKPVGGIETTSAESLEVAFYPIAEALEMVTWKNFKQTIEFCLNSSSHPFYIAF